A region from the Lolium perenne isolate Kyuss_39 chromosome 4, Kyuss_2.0, whole genome shotgun sequence genome encodes:
- the LOC127292033 gene encoding uncharacterized protein, with protein sequence MGSLMAGWDSPILGDDTKARRMRSRSLTKEEVEAFWRQQGKPAPEEGVTSPLASPRPTMEKSPLGSSKQRSMSPVARDAAADDAEGSPGKSRDWWTRSNWAFLNEPPLEEAPGTAHSYTPQFHVAAGGQIATGNV encoded by the exons ATGGGGTCTCTGATGGCCGGCTGGGATTCGCCTATTCTTGGCGACGACACCAAAG CTCGTAGAATGAGGAGCCGGTCGCTGacgaaggaggaggtggaggcgttCTGGCGGCAGCAGGGGAAGCCGGCGCCGGAGGAAGGCGTCACCTCGCCGCTTGCCTCCCCTCGTCCAACCATG GAGAAGAGCCCGCTGGGGAGCTCGAAACAGAGGAGCATGTCTCCCGTGGCTCGTGACGCGGCCGCCGACGACGCCGAGGGTAGTCCCGGCAAGAGCCGAGACTG GTGGACGAGGAGCAACTGGGCGTTCCTGAACGAGCCGCCGCTGGAGGAGGCGCCGGGCACGGCGCACAGCTACACGCCGcagttccatgtcgccgccgGAGGCCAGATCGCCACCGGCAACGTCTGA